GACCATGGCTGCTTCGCCCCTGCCGAACAGACCCCACGGTGCCAGCGGGCTGACCTTGTACTCGTGGATGAGGTCGACCCAGAACCGCAATGCCTCCACGCCAGCCTCTGACTGGAACGCGGGCTCCCGGTTATCCGAGGTCAGGAACTCGCCGCCGGCCGACCACAGGTAAACCTGCCACTGCCACGTGGTTCCTTCGCCGCCCTGGGTAAAGAGTTCGAGGCCCCATTTGCCGGTGCGCTGCCGGATCTGGCGGGCAAAGGTGGCCAGTTCGTCCCAGGTTCTCGGAGCCCTGTCCGGGTCAAGTCCGGCCTGCGCAAACAGCCGCTTGTTCCAGAAAAGCGCCAGGTTGGATGCGCTGACGGGAAGGCTGAACAGGCGGCCGTTGTACCGCCCGTACGTGAGGGGGGCAGGGAAGAAATCGTCCAGCTTGACGGTGCTTGAAGCGGCGATAAACGTATCGAGCGGCACGAGCGCGCCACTTCGAACCAGCAGCGGCATGTTCACGAGATCTTGAACAGCGAGATCCGGGGTCTGCTTGGAGGCCAGGGCAGTGCGCAGTTTCGTCAGAAGCTCAGACCCCGGCACGAACAGGGGCTCGATATCGATTTTGGGGTGGGCTTTTTCAAAGTCCTTGACCAGCTTTTCAAGTGCCTGTCCGTTCGCCCCGTCCCAGTAGTGCCAGAGGGTAAGGCGAACCGCTTCGCTCGAGGCAAACGCCGGGGAGCTACCCACTACGAGCCCAAGGCCGAGGGCCAGCGCAAGCCGTAGTGCCCGTGCCAGAAGGCGGCCGGTAGGGCCGTTGGAAGAAAACCGCATCGCGCTCCGCTCCTTCCCCAAGTCATCAAAAACTCGCGTTCCTGTTCTGGCGGCCATGACGGCTCTAGCGTCCCGTCCCACCCCCCTCGGTGGAAGCGCGCCTGACGAGGTGGGGCTGAAGGCGTATCTGGGTCGGAGGGCGGCCGGGCGAGTTCAATCGCTCCAGCAGAAGCTGAGCCCCGACCCGCCCCATTTCGTTGAGGGGCTGCGCCACGGTGCTGAGCCCGTACTCCTCCGTCCAGGCAAGGCCGTCGTATCCCACGAGCCGTACATCATTGCCAACCTCAAGACCGAGGCCCCTGGCCTCATCGAGGATCCCTCTGGCCATGAGATCACAGGTAGCGAACACGTTGAGTGGAGGCCGGGCGCGCTCCAGGATCTGCC
The sequence above is a segment of the Bacillota bacterium genome. Coding sequences within it:
- a CDS encoding ABC transporter substrate-binding protein yields the protein MRFSSNGPTGRLLARALRLALALGLGLVVGSSPAFASSEAVRLTLWHYWDGANGQALEKLVKDFEKAHPKIDIEPLFVPGSELLTKLRTALASKQTPDLAVQDLVNMPLLVRSGALVPLDTFIAASSTVKLDDFFPAPLTYGRYNGRLFSLPVSASNLALFWNKRLFAQAGLDPDRAPRTWDELATFARQIRQRTGKWGLELFTQGGEGTTWQWQVYLWSAGGEFLTSDNREPAFQSEAGVEALRFWVDLIHEYKVSPLAPWGLFGRGEAAMVMDGSWMTQFFPMQVNFELGAAPFPVAPGGSPATNLGGEQIFIFRSTPEREKAAWEFIEWFASTPVQVEWDRMTGFIPVRRSVADDPAYRAWVANARPLLKPFVEVQAHAHARPAVTRYSQISDIVANHIVEALYKRATPEQALNRAAAEVRPLLREP